The region GTCCTTTGACCATCGAGCGGATAGCCATGTATCCAAATACCACCACCATTTCGCTTTGCAAGTTTGTCAAGCAAATTTGGATATGAAAGCGAAAATGCAAGTGGGCCAAGATATCTATCATTTGGGGTAAATCTACGTGTAAGCTGATACACTCCAACCGGTGTTTTTAGATCGCCTTCAAGAAGCTTATCACCATTTTTGCCAACTATAACGCTTGAGCTAAAAAGCTTTTTTGTAATGCCGCCATTATAAGAGATCACTTCAAGCTTCTTTTTAGTTTTATCAACTACACTCAGAAGTATCTCATTGTCATAATATCCATATCTGACATCCTTGCCCTCAAGCTTTTTTAGCCAGTAATCCTTACTTAAAATATTTTTTTCGATGGCATCGATAACAGCAGCAGAGCCATTTTTTAAGTAAATTTCTTCGTAATTTTGGGCAAAAAGACAAGGCGATAACGCGATGAAGAAAAATATAATTTTTTTCAAGTGAAATATCCCAAAAAGTAAAATTTAGTCCGTAATTATAT is a window of Campylobacter concisus DNA encoding:
- a CDS encoding L,D-transpeptidase family protein, giving the protein MKKIIFFFIALSPCLFAQNYEEIYLKNGSAAVIDAIEKNILSKDYWLKKLEGKDVRYGYYDNEILLSVVDKTKKKLEVISYNGGITKKLFSSSVIVGKNGDKLLEGDLKTPVGVYQLTRRFTPNDRYLGPLAFSLSYPNLLDKLAKRNGGGIWIHGYPLDGQRTDELKTKGCVAMQNDTLMKFDDVVDHKKTLAFIYEDKRPEASAKDIAVIISGLLGWKKTWSESDIENYLKFYDKNFERYDGMSLEKFKSMKRAIFSKKEKKRISFSNFLITPYPNLKNDRLFRVSFYEDYVSDTHKFAGQKTLYVKLYNDDMKIFIEE